The window CAGATGAACTTCGCGTCCTCCGGTTTCGGCGGCCCGATGCATCTGGCCGGCGAATTATTGAAATCCAGAGCCGGCGTGAACATCGTTCACGTGCCCTACAAGGGCGGCGGTCAGGCGCTCAACGACGTCATTTCGGGGCAGGTCGAGTTTTGCTTCATCGGCGCCCCGGTCGCCATGCCACAAGTGCGCGCCGGACGCTTGCGTCTCCTGGCCGTGAGTACGCCGAAGCGCATGAGCACGCTTCCGGACGTGCCGACGGTCGCCGAGCAGGCGTATCCGGGGTTCGACGTCAATGCGTCCTACTCGATGCTCGCGCCGAGCGGAACGCCGACGGCGATCGTCAATCGCCTGAGCGGTGCCATCGCGAAGGCGGTGGCGCTCCCGGACCTGCGCGAAAAGCTTCTGGCCCTCGGCGTCGAGCCGGTAGGCAGCACGCCGGAGCAGCTGACGGCGTTCATGCAGAGCGAACTCGACAAGTGGACCAAGCTCGTGCAGTCGCTCGGCCTGGCCGAAAAGTAGTTCCGGCACGCCGGTGCCCGACATGGCGCGGTCGTGCTTCAAAAGTTCTCGATGTATCAACCCTTCTTTACGTGTCACGCCCCGATGACGTGGCTGCGCTGATCAAGAGCGCTGCCAAGGAATCGGGACCACAACGCAGCATCCTGCATCGGCTTACACGAGGGTTTCGGCTTCAGTGACTTGCCGAGGCCAGTCCCGGGAGAGCGAGAGCGAGCGCGAACGGGTCAGGTCTTGCTATCACGCATTGCATGCGTTCAAGGCCTGTCCCCGTTTGCGTGAGCCGCTGCCGCCTTGCGGACCAGGGGAACGACGTCGCTCATAAAGCGCTGGACCTGCTTGAGGTGGTCGTCGAGCGGACGAATGTAGAGGGCATCGGAGCCTGCCTCCTCCAGCGCTGAGACGACTTCGGCAACTTGTTCCGGTGTGCCGATGATCGGCCCCATTCCATGCAGCTCGTGACGTTCGCCGGCGGCCCGTGGCCGGTTCCGAAAGAGGTTCTCCCGACGCGCATTCATGGCGTCGAGGCGGCTCTGATCCTTGCTGACGTAGAACTGCCAGGTGCAGAGGCCGTTCGGAAAGATTGCGGGATCCTTGCCCTCGGCGACCAGGTACTGGTTGAGCCTCGCCTTCGTCTCTCGCAGCGATTCGGGGGTGAGCTGGAGGGCGGAGGAGAGCCAGCCATCGCCAAAGCGGGCGGCGCGGCGAAGGCCGGCGTTACTACCCCAGGCGGCGATCCAGATGGGAATGCCTTCCGGGCGTCGGGACATGACACCGAGGTCCAGACCTTCGGTGTTGTAGTACTTGCCCTTGAAGGCCGGGGCGCCCGGCTGAAGGAGCGAGCGAAGTGCCACGGCAATCTCGTCGAAGCGGTGCCAGCGCTCGGCCGGGTCGAAATTATTGATGGTGTATTCGACATTCGAGGAACCCGCGGCGAGTCCGGCGATCATGCGTCCGCCAGTGAAGAGGTCGAGGGTGACGAACATCTTTGCAGTGGGGACGAGGCCACGGTGGATGGGAAGCAGACCAGCCGGGATGAATCGCATGTGCTTCGTGGCACCCGCGACCGCTGCGAGAGATGTCACCGGATCGAGCACGTTGAAGAAGTGGTCGTTTACAGCGAGGTATTCGTAACCCATGGCATCGGATTCGGAGACGAATTCGGTGAGCATGGCCAGGGGGTCAGGATCGTTGAGGCGAACGGTTGGCAGATGGACGCCGAACTTCACGGTGGACCTCCGGGGGGAGCGCGGTGGCGTGAAGGATAGCAGGAAGCCCAGGCAAGCTCGCTGCACACCCGCGATGTGCTCTCGAATCGGCTCCGGCGGCGCACGCACGAACGGACTCAGTAACAGGCGGGATCGTGCCTAGAACTTTTTTAGTGGTGCTTCCACCAAGGCACCCGGTGCCTCTGCCGAACTTGGTCGCCCACCATTCTTTGGCGAGCTTCGACTGCGCACCAATTGTCATTGGAATAGCGTCGGAGGCAGTGATTTGCGCTGCGCCGTTGTCGAGTTACGTTGACCGGCAGTCAACGGTCATTCATGCGACGTTGACTCGCTGGCTGCACTGGCCGAAGCGCAGTCACTGCCGGAGGCCACCGCGACGCTCTGGAATTGGCCGATAGTACTCATCGAGCATCCTGCCGATAGCAGCCGTTCCGGTCCCTGCCCAAGAATAGGGCTCCGATCAACGACCAAGGAGCCTGTGATGGAAGCTATCGAGAAATGTGGCGCCTGGAACAAGGGCAAGCTCGTCGGCCAGAAGCCACCTCTCAAACCGAAGGACATCTGGGCTATCCGAATCCACCTACAGAATGCGCATGCCGTCCGCGATCTCGCCATGTTCAACCTGGCTATCGACAGCAAGCTTCGCGGCTGCGACCTTGTCAGACTTCGAGTAGGTGACGTCACGCTTGGGAACCGCATACTCCCGCGAGCCATGGTGATCCAGAGGAAAACGCAGCGGTCGGTGCAGTTCGAGCTGACGGAGTCGACCAGAACGGCTGTTGGCGTCTGGTTGGAGAAGGCTCAGCTTCGGGGGGACCAATACCTCTTCCCGAGCAGGGTGCGGAG of the Betaproteobacteria bacterium genome contains:
- a CDS encoding tripartite tricarboxylate transporter substrate binding protein, whose amino-acid sequence is QMNFASSGFGGPMHLAGELLKSRAGVNIVHVPYKGGGQALNDVISGQVEFCFIGAPVAMPQVRAGRLRLLAVSTPKRMSTLPDVPTVAEQAYPGFDVNASYSMLAPSGTPTAIVNRLSGAIAKAVALPDLREKLLALGVEPVGSTPEQLTAFMQSELDKWTKLVQSLGLAEK
- a CDS encoding LLM class flavin-dependent oxidoreductase; the encoded protein is MLLSPFVRAPPEPIREHIAGVQRACLGFLLSFTPPRSPRRSTVKFGVHLPTVRLNDPDPLAMLTEFVSESDAMGYEYLAVNDHFFNVLDPVTSLAAVAGATKHMRFIPAGLLPIHRGLVPTAKMFVTLDLFTGGRMIAGLAAGSSNVEYTINNFDPAERWHRFDEIAVALRSLLQPGAPAFKGKYYNTEGLDLGVMSRRPEGIPIWIAAWGSNAGLRRAARFGDGWLSSALQLTPESLRETKARLNQYLVAEGKDPAIFPNGLCTWQFYVSKDQSRLDAMNARRENLFRNRPRAAGERHELHGMGPIIGTPEQVAEVVSALEEAGSDALYIRPLDDHLKQVQRFMSDVVPLVRKAAAAHANGDRP
- a CDS encoding tyrosine-type recombinase/integrase, producing the protein MEAIEKCGAWNKGKLVGQKPPLKPKDIWAIRIHLQNAHAVRDLAMFNLAIDSKLRGCDLVRLRVGDVTLGNRILPRAMVIQRKTQRSVQFELTESTRTAVGVWLEKAQLRGDQYLFPSRVRSSPHVSTRQYARIVHRWIEAAGLDSSAYGTHSMRRTKATLIYKRTKNLRAVQLLLGHTKLDYLPRRTMSCTCLTG